A single window of Candidatus Finniella inopinata DNA harbors:
- a CDS encoding beta strand repeat-containing protein — translation MRFSFVYMGLYAGMGVFSSVCVGTVSLQGDTRTSNPYPTISAAILAAPSATDPNITLTSANDSETATSNLSDFLTVGITGMATGTTISPSPAGSIFPLFTRTFTSASGSLTISNLIISGFKSNSSGGAIAVTNNVGSGKIIALTDTRFIGNSTPSGTPGGAVYLDGTTTLNYGVSGVKTITLNPAATSPTLGDNDIACSSGNLFTKLGSGELVLNTNNANWLGSTNINEGAFIVGDSVARQGAIWGATTFGAFTVGTGSSKATLGGYGTVNASSLTFGANSIWRILVGGSAGSHGTLYVGSGGLTLTPGMQVQIDKTGTTSFPDKYTIATCGSGLRGAGNTPFANMLAALNAQLTGYNLSLSTNGQNLLLQQNTVTLQDPTLANGLGTSYANIYSALAAADRASAPILFPRANVHTESVSSDPSLFTGVTITSSELGGTTISPATLGAFALFDSSASADSTAQNLTLSNVTVQGFKAVGTSKSGYATGGGAITTTSDDSYVSTKTVNLIASGPVNFSRNDASPVNVGGGAIFANIVTISGSANRSVTFTDNQAAHGGAICTRRANATADPDTAGTVNLNTSGSNFVPVTFNGNKAIDSAEIGGGAICTGSLNAGGTSPLTFSGNTAASRGGAVYTVVGVIISCPTTFKDNNVPHLYGVYTYGGAIFSAGNVSLTDTQFINNSAATGGGAVFMNGQEESTATFTYTVTNSKIITLNPPMSDLSFPAIDHDTIACSSTDAHFVKEGTGTLILNTNNIDWKGNTTVKAGAMIVGGTSANVAFWGTTDGTIIVKGGAIFGGYGYINAKTVTFEANSIWWLVPTDSDKGLQMPGTSGSLTLNPSMKVQLGAFPYPFANSGYTVAKYGKLRDSNGDTAPADSETVLAPLNDQLVTYGLQLKQNTINGSPATPYYSLILQQVATRLYLGSPPVQNVLVTFDAPGGKITRYGQGLVVWYGMPGTDGNFFGGALSCVALNNRAKMVRSTDGSASSSNTVTPWSWTGSAALPIGKTYAWQLWKSKYGETPTYSISPATNWIAQGQLSLTDSSVLSLTYQITPGEKS, via the coding sequence ATGCGTTTTTCATTTGTTTATATGGGTCTTTATGCGGGCATGGGGGTCTTTTCGTCGGTTTGTGTCGGTACTGTATCTTTGCAAGGAGACACTAGAACAAGTAATCCTTATCCAACCATTAGTGCTGCTATTTTGGCGGCTCCCAGTGCCACAGACCCTAATATAACCCTAACATCTGCGAATGATTCAGAAACAGCAACTTCTAATCTCTCCGATTTCCTTACGGTTGGCATTACAGGTATGGCAACAGGAACAACCATCAGCCCTTCTCCTGCGGGTTCAATCTTTCCTCTCTTTACGCGCACCTTTACCTCTGCCTCTGGCTCACTCACGATTTCCAATCTGATCATATCTGGGTTTAAATCCAATTCTTCTGGTGGGGCCATTGCGGTAACCAATAATGTGGGGAGCGGGAAAATCATCGCCTTGACTGACACCCGATTTATAGGGAACTCGACCCCCTCTGGTACACCCGGTGGGGCAGTATATCTTGACGGGACTACAACCCTTAACTATGGGGTCAGTGGCGTAAAAACGATTACACTGAATCCAGCAGCAACATCACCAACATTGGGTGACAATGATATCGCTTGCTCTAGCGGGAATCTCTTCACAAAACTAGGGTCTGGAGAGTTGGTGCTGAATACCAATAACGCTAATTGGTTGGGAAGCACAAACATCAACGAGGGTGCGTTCATTGTTGGTGACAGTGTTGCTCGCCAGGGCGCCATTTGGGGAGCCACCACATTTGGGGCCTTTACCGTGGGTACTGGTAGCTCTAAAGCCACTTTGGGAGGATACGGCACCGTTAACGCCAGCAGTCTAACCTTTGGTGCAAACAGCATTTGGCGTATATTGGTCGGAGGAAGCGCCGGATCACATGGAACATTATATGTGGGAAGTGGCGGTCTGACCCTTACACCCGGTATGCAGGTTCAGATTGATAAAACTGGCACAACCTCTTTTCCTGATAAATACACTATTGCAACCTGTGGTAGTGGACTAAGAGGTGCCGGCAACACCCCTTTTGCCAACATGCTAGCTGCTCTCAATGCGCAACTAACGGGTTATAACCTCTCACTATCAACGAACGGACAGAATCTTCTCCTTCAGCAAAATACTGTGACGTTGCAGGATCCTACTCTTGCAAATGGTTTGGGCACTTCTTATGCAAATATTTACTCTGCTCTTGCAGCAGCTGATAGGGCATCTGCCCCAATCTTATTCCCCCGTGCGAACGTTCATACAGAGTCAGTAAGCAGTGATCCAAGTCTTTTCACCGGGGTTACTATTACCAGTAGTGAGCTAGGCGGAACGACGATCAGCCCTGCGACTTTAGGGGCTTTTGCACTTTTTGATAGCAGCGCCAGCGCTGATTCAACTGCTCAGAACCTTACCCTTTCCAACGTTACAGTGCAGGGTTTTAAGGCAGTTGGTACTTCTAAGAGTGGTTATGCGACAGGTGGAGGTGCCATTACTACGACCAGTGATGATTCTTACGTTTCCACTAAGACTGTAAATTTGATCGCATCTGGCCCCGTCAACTTTTCAAGAAATGATGCATCTCCAGTTAACGTAGGGGGAGGAGCCATTTTTGCTAATATTGTGACTATTTCTGGTTCTGCAAATAGATCAGTAACCTTTACGGATAATCAGGCAGCCCATGGGGGAGCCATTTGCACGCGTCGTGCTAATGCCACAGCCGATCCTGACACAGCTGGCACTGTAAATTTGAACACGTCTGGCTCAAATTTTGTCCCTGTGACCTTTAATGGGAATAAAGCTATTGATAGTGCTGAGATAGGTGGTGGTGCAATTTGTACGGGCAGCTTAAATGCTGGCGGTACCAGCCCACTAACCTTTTCCGGGAATACCGCTGCTAGCAGGGGTGGGGCTGTTTATACTGTTGTTGGTGTGATTATTTCCTGCCCAACAACCTTTAAAGACAATAATGTTCCTCATTTATATGGCGTTTATACTTATGGCGGGGCGATTTTCAGCGCAGGAAATGTGTCTTTGACCGACACCCAATTTATAAATAATTCCGCTGCAACAGGTGGAGGGGCCGTGTTTATGAACGGTCAGGAGGAGAGTACGGCCACATTCACCTACACGGTTACCAATAGTAAGATAATTACGCTGAATCCACCAATGTCTGACCTGTCATTTCCAGCGATTGACCACGACACCATCGCCTGTAGTAGTACAGATGCCCACTTCGTAAAAGAAGGGACTGGAACGTTGATCTTGAATACGAACAATATCGATTGGAAAGGAAACACGACGGTCAAGGCGGGGGCGATGATCGTGGGGGGCACAAGTGCTAATGTTGCTTTTTGGGGGACAACGGACGGTACGATCATCGTAAAAGGGGGTGCTATCTTTGGTGGTTACGGCTACATCAACGCCAAGACTGTGACTTTTGAAGCCAACAGCATCTGGTGGTTAGTTCCAACCGATAGTGATAAAGGACTTCAGATGCCGGGAACCAGTGGCAGTCTGACCCTTAACCCAAGCATGAAGGTTCAGCTGGGTGCATTCCCTTATCCTTTTGCAAATTCTGGCTATACCGTGGCAAAATATGGCAAACTCAGGGACAGCAATGGCGATACTGCTCCCGCAGACAGCGAAACGGTATTGGCCCCCCTTAACGATCAGTTGGTGACGTATGGTCTTCAGCTTAAACAAAATACAATAAACGGATCACCAGCCACACCATATTATTCTCTTATCCTGCAGCAAGTGGCTACACGGCTTTATCTTGGCTCCCCACCTGTCCAAAACGTGTTGGTGACCTTTGATGCGCCGGGCGGGAAGATTACGCGGTATGGACAAGGTTTGGTGGTGTGGTATGGCATGCCCGGTACGGATGGCAATTTTTTTGGGGGAGCGTTATCTTGCGTCGCCCTAAATAACCGGGCGAAAATGGTCCGTTCAACGGATGGCAGCGCCAGCAGCAGCAACACCGTTACGCCTTGGTCCTGGACGGGCTCTGCAGCCCTGCCGATCGGGAAGACTTACGCCTGGCAGTTATGGAAAAGCAAATATGGTGAAACTCCGACATATTCGATATCACCCGCCACCAATTGGATAGCCCAAGGCCAGCTGTCCCTTACGGACTCTAGCGTTTTAAGCTTAACGTACCAGATCACTCCGGGAGAAAAATCATAA
- the rimM gene encoding ribosome maturation factor RimM (Essential for efficient processing of 16S rRNA), with translation MTDNTSPQAFICLGEIVGPQSLKGWVRVKTLTESPDDLTAYGPLRTFSGSIVALKIIQVRSQSLVIASVKGCVDRNASESLVGTKLYVHRDQLPHPEEDEFYYRDLIDMQVVDEQGQLVGTIRAVENYGAGDFLDIIDDQKNVYTLPFNKEAVLSVDQEARTLHINRSFLLH, from the coding sequence GTGACAGATAATACATCCCCCCAGGCTTTCATATGCCTGGGTGAGATCGTCGGCCCCCAGAGTCTTAAAGGCTGGGTGAGGGTTAAAACCTTAACCGAAAGTCCAGATGATTTAACGGCCTATGGCCCTTTAAGGACCTTCTCAGGTTCGATTGTAGCTTTAAAAATAATACAGGTAAGATCGCAAAGTCTTGTCATTGCCAGTGTTAAGGGATGCGTTGATCGTAACGCCTCAGAATCCTTGGTGGGGACAAAATTGTACGTGCATCGCGACCAGCTACCACACCCTGAAGAGGACGAATTTTATTATCGTGATTTAATAGACATGCAGGTCGTGGATGAACAGGGTCAATTGGTTGGCACTATCCGTGCCGTTGAAAATTACGGGGCTGGCGATTTTTTGGACATCATAGATGACCAGAAAAACGTTTATACGTTACCTTTTAACAAAGAAGCCGTTTTAAGTGTTGATCAAGAGGCCCGCACACTTCACATTAATCGGTCTTTTTTGCTGCATTAA
- the rpsP gene encoding 30S ribosomal protein S16 encodes MALKIRLARGGSKKRPFYRIVVAEATCPRDGRFVERVGSYNPILASDHADRVVLNTERVKYWMSVGAQPTDRVVKFFKGTDLVAPNAAAVKNNPKQAAPKKKAQARIKAEQEKAAAAAQAEG; translated from the coding sequence ATGGCATTGAAAATTCGTTTAGCACGGGGTGGGTCAAAAAAACGGCCTTTTTATCGTATTGTTGTGGCAGAAGCCACCTGTCCAAGGGATGGTCGTTTTGTAGAGCGCGTTGGTTCCTACAATCCGATTTTGGCATCTGACCATGCTGACAGAGTCGTTTTAAATACGGAACGCGTAAAATATTGGATGTCTGTTGGCGCACAACCGACAGATCGCGTTGTTAAGTTTTTTAAAGGCACTGACTTGGTCGCACCAAATGCGGCTGCTGTAAAAAACAACCCGAAACAGGCTGCCCCTAAGAAGAAGGCGCAAGCACGCATAAAGGCTGAACAAGAAAAAGCAGCGGCAGCAGCGCAAGCAGAAGGTTAG
- the ffh gene encoding signal recognition particle protein, producing MFQTLSQRLSAVFEKLRGRGFLSEDDVNAALREIRIALLEADVALPVVKQFIEQVRERAVGQEVVRSIAPGQMVVKIVHDFLVEMLGTTAEPLNLAAASPFAYLLVGLQGSGKTTTTGKLARHLTEKLNKKVLLVSLDVYRPAAQHQLEVLGKQLQIPSLAIIEGQKPLQIAERALQEAKRQGVDVILFDTAGRLHIDETLMNEVVSLKKMIQPLETLLVADAMTGQDAVTIATQFQNQVGLTGLILTRVDGDSRGGAALSMRAVTGCPIKFLGVGEKTNELEVFQPDRIAGRILDMGDIVSLVERATEFVNEEDAEKLAKKMQKGHFDLDDMAKHLEQMMKMGGLSGLMSFLPGVGKIKDKMQEAGVDDRLIHRQIAIVRSMTVKERRDYRLLNASRKRRVALGCGQNVSDINRLLKQFQQMQTMMKQMGKLGQKGFMRQGLRGLLGRS from the coding sequence GTGTTTCAAACTCTATCGCAGCGTTTATCAGCGGTTTTTGAGAAACTGCGCGGTCGTGGATTTTTAAGCGAAGATGATGTGAACGCAGCCTTGCGCGAAATACGCATCGCCCTTTTAGAGGCTGATGTAGCCTTGCCAGTCGTCAAACAGTTCATTGAACAGGTTCGTGAGAGAGCTGTAGGGCAAGAGGTTGTGCGCAGTATCGCACCCGGCCAGATGGTTGTTAAAATCGTTCACGACTTTTTGGTTGAGATGCTGGGCACAACGGCTGAGCCTTTGAACCTGGCCGCCGCATCGCCGTTTGCCTATTTACTTGTTGGGCTGCAGGGGTCTGGGAAAACAACGACCACAGGCAAATTAGCACGGCACTTGACCGAGAAGTTGAACAAAAAGGTTTTATTGGTTTCTTTGGACGTCTATCGCCCCGCCGCCCAGCATCAATTGGAAGTTTTGGGCAAGCAGCTGCAAATACCAAGTCTGGCGATTATAGAAGGCCAGAAACCTTTGCAAATTGCTGAACGAGCATTGCAAGAGGCGAAACGTCAGGGCGTCGATGTTATCTTGTTTGACACCGCTGGGCGTTTACACATCGACGAAACCCTGATGAACGAAGTCGTCAGTCTGAAAAAAATGATCCAGCCCTTAGAGACGCTTTTGGTAGCCGATGCCATGACCGGCCAAGATGCTGTGACCATTGCCACCCAGTTTCAAAATCAAGTTGGCTTGACCGGATTAATTTTAACCCGTGTTGATGGTGACAGTCGTGGTGGCGCCGCCCTGTCCATGCGAGCCGTCACAGGGTGCCCTATTAAATTCTTGGGCGTTGGTGAGAAAACCAACGAATTAGAGGTTTTTCAACCCGACAGAATCGCCGGCCGCATCTTGGATATGGGCGACATTGTCAGCCTGGTAGAACGGGCAACTGAATTCGTTAACGAAGAAGATGCTGAAAAACTTGCAAAAAAGATGCAAAAAGGGCATTTTGATTTGGATGATATGGCTAAGCACTTAGAACAAATGATGAAGATGGGTGGTTTGTCCGGCTTGATGAGTTTTTTGCCCGGTGTGGGTAAGATAAAAGACAAAATGCAAGAAGCCGGCGTGGACGACCGACTTATTCATCGGCAAATTGCCATTGTAAGATCTATGACGGTTAAGGAACGACGGGATTACCGCCTTTTAAATGCATCCCGCAAGCGCAGGGTGGCACTGGGTTGTGGTCAGAACGTTTCGGATATTAATCGTCTTTTAAAGCAGTTTCAACAGATGCAAACGATGATGAAACAGATGGGCAAATTGGGGCAAAAAGGATTTATGCGTCAAGGGTTAAGGGGTCTTTTGGGACGGTCTTAA
- a CDS encoding class II aldolase/adducin family protein, translating to MGTYHGFSTAEWEMRQELAAAYQLASLLEWTDLIYTHISLRVPGEADAFLINPFGLHFHEVTPENLIKISVTGEILSETAYTVNRAGLVVHSAIHAAKPEVQAIVHLHTVNGMAIAAIEEGLLPISQHACHFYGRIAYHDYQGIAIHDEEKQQLVENLGNKNIMILRNHGFLTAGQSLAEAFTTMYTLEKAAQVQISALSMGLKLSIPSHEVCQKVVHETGMHNIKNADIEWQALKRLLPYQRLSEEAFERTTSMRIAS from the coding sequence ATGGGTACGTATCATGGTTTTTCTACTGCTGAATGGGAAATGCGTCAAGAGCTGGCAGCAGCCTATCAATTGGCGTCTTTGTTGGAATGGACGGATTTAATTTACACTCATATTTCTCTGCGTGTTCCAGGCGAAGCGGATGCTTTTTTAATTAACCCCTTTGGTCTGCATTTTCATGAAGTGACCCCAGAAAATCTTATCAAGATTTCTGTAACAGGCGAAATACTCAGCGAAACCGCCTATACAGTGAACAGAGCCGGTCTTGTCGTGCACAGTGCCATTCATGCAGCAAAGCCAGAAGTTCAGGCGATTGTTCACCTGCATACGGTTAACGGAATGGCCATCGCAGCCATAGAAGAAGGGCTTTTGCCCATCAGTCAGCATGCCTGTCATTTTTATGGAAGAATTGCGTACCATGACTATCAGGGGATTGCCATTCATGATGAAGAAAAGCAACAATTGGTCGAAAACCTTGGCAATAAAAACATTATGATTCTTCGTAATCACGGATTTTTGACAGCTGGCCAGTCCTTGGCCGAAGCGTTCACAACCATGTATACCCTTGAGAAAGCCGCCCAGGTGCAGATTTCAGCCTTATCCATGGGACTAAAGCTATCGATACCGTCGCACGAAGTTTGCCAAAAAGTGGTCCATGAAACGGGGATGCATAACATTAAAAATGCCGATATTGAATGGCAAGCCTTAAAAAGGCTATTACCTTATCAAAGGCTTTCAGAAGAGGCTTTTGAAAGAACGACGTCGATGAGGATTGCATCCTAA
- the lnt gene encoding apolipoprotein N-acyltransferase, with amino-acid sequence MIDLEPNLIQAQQFLRKWLSRYPYSLSFVLGAAASLAFAPLHLFFILIPCFLGLLTVLENKTIKQTFLMGWMFGWGHFSGGLYWIYFAFETANLTYFGPLAVVGLAGLMAIFPGLVCFLTALWSCPPLQKVWLFSALWALMEWLRSYLFTGFPWNLMGYTWTLTMLQSTAWIGVYGLSFLTVLAASALYSRSLKMTLSMVFVMAGLWVGGHYRLTHTPTLEHEDINLRLVQASIPQRMKWLPQERVKNLLLYQSLSQLAAERPLKAVIWPEAAVTIPLNQNPSLIDGLKTSISKDGVLITGGIRVIYEPNDTPVVYNCLYILDDQGIITDSYDKYHLTPFGEYAPFKSLIGIEKLTHGAFDYQGGAQLRVLSSAHLPPFQPLICYEGIFPQLVLGPRFKAQWLLSLTNDTWFGQSFGPYQHLAIVRVRAIEHGVPLIRAANNGVSAVVDPCGRVLQRLELNQIGYIDFALPKALVNPTFYSQWREIPFILMILVGLCVPFLGCNPHRRRSFKSLF; translated from the coding sequence ATGATTGATCTAGAACCAAACCTCATCCAAGCACAACAATTCTTGCGGAAATGGCTGAGCCGTTACCCTTATAGCTTGTCTTTTGTCTTAGGCGCCGCCGCCAGTCTCGCATTCGCCCCCTTGCACCTGTTTTTTATACTGATCCCTTGTTTCTTGGGCCTATTAACCGTCCTGGAAAACAAGACCATCAAACAAACCTTTTTAATGGGTTGGATGTTCGGTTGGGGGCATTTTTCTGGGGGATTGTATTGGATTTATTTCGCCTTTGAAACGGCCAATCTAACTTATTTTGGCCCCTTGGCTGTAGTCGGATTAGCCGGCTTAATGGCTATTTTCCCAGGACTTGTTTGTTTCTTGACAGCGCTTTGGTCTTGTCCCCCTCTTCAAAAGGTGTGGTTGTTTTCAGCCCTTTGGGCCTTAATGGAATGGCTTCGAAGCTATTTATTTACAGGCTTTCCTTGGAATTTAATGGGCTATACCTGGACGCTCACCATGCTGCAATCAACGGCCTGGATTGGTGTTTATGGATTGTCGTTCCTGACAGTTTTGGCGGCGTCTGCTTTGTATAGTCGATCTTTAAAAATGACTCTCAGCATGGTTTTCGTTATGGCTGGGTTATGGGTGGGCGGACATTATCGTCTGACCCACACGCCGACCCTTGAGCATGAAGATATCAATCTTCGCCTAGTCCAAGCATCCATTCCTCAGCGAATGAAATGGTTGCCTCAGGAACGGGTAAAGAACCTTTTGCTTTATCAAAGTCTTTCTCAGCTGGCGGCTGAACGGCCCCTAAAGGCTGTTATTTGGCCAGAGGCGGCGGTTACCATTCCTTTAAATCAAAATCCTTCTTTAATCGATGGTTTGAAAACGTCTATTTCGAAGGATGGGGTCCTTATCACCGGCGGCATTCGGGTCATTTATGAACCAAATGACACCCCTGTCGTTTATAATTGCCTGTACATTCTTGATGATCAAGGCATCATTACGGACAGTTATGACAAATACCATTTGACCCCTTTTGGTGAATATGCGCCATTTAAAAGCCTAATAGGCATTGAAAAGTTAACCCATGGCGCATTTGACTATCAGGGCGGCGCGCAACTAAGGGTTTTAAGCTCTGCCCATCTGCCCCCCTTTCAGCCGTTGATCTGTTATGAAGGAATTTTCCCCCAGTTGGTGTTGGGACCCCGTTTCAAGGCGCAATGGCTGTTAAGCTTAACGAATGATACGTGGTTTGGACAAAGTTTTGGCCCCTATCAGCATCTGGCAATTGTGCGGGTCCGAGCCATTGAACACGGAGTACCTTTGATAAGGGCGGCGAATAATGGGGTCTCTGCAGTTGTTGACCCTTGTGGCAGAGTTTTGCAACGCCTAGAACTTAATCAAATTGGCTATATTGATTTCGCATTACCAAAGGCCCTTGTAAACCCAACTTTTTACAGCCAGTGGCGTGAAATCCCTTTCATCCTTATGATCCTTGTCGGTTTGTGTGTGCCTTTTTTAGGATGCAATCCTCATCGACGTCGTTCTTTCAAAAGCCTCTTCTGA
- a CDS encoding LolA family protein: protein MKRNVLIILLFLVIPCAAEQNPAPILALKVQSFLNGIKSLVAEFVQTNSDKSQVSGKIWLKRDAKANGKMRLDYECEVGQTLIANKDELVVYDLNDNSESRYNLDYTPAAFILKPKIDLKRDVTVEKVVQTAEFIEVVMTPKGDATGQSLTLYFSIYANGNVKGLQQWVVKDPQGNETLVQFVPETISLNDPGHIPDSLFDVSPLKT from the coding sequence ATGAAAAGAAACGTCTTAATCATTCTATTGTTTTTAGTGATTCCCTGCGCAGCAGAGCAGAATCCCGCACCAATTCTGGCTCTGAAAGTTCAGAGTTTTTTGAACGGCATTAAATCGTTGGTAGCGGAGTTTGTCCAAACCAACTCTGACAAAAGCCAAGTCAGTGGAAAAATTTGGCTGAAGCGGGATGCTAAAGCCAATGGAAAGATGCGCTTAGATTATGAATGCGAGGTCGGACAGACACTGATTGCTAACAAGGACGAGCTTGTGGTTTATGACCTGAATGACAACAGCGAAAGTCGTTACAATCTTGACTACACCCCCGCTGCCTTTATCTTAAAGCCCAAAATTGACCTGAAGAGGGATGTGACCGTAGAAAAGGTCGTTCAAACGGCCGAGTTTATTGAAGTTGTCATGACGCCAAAAGGGGACGCAACGGGCCAGTCCTTGACCCTCTATTTCAGTATTTATGCAAACGGCAACGTCAAAGGGTTGCAGCAATGGGTTGTGAAAGATCCCCAGGGGAATGAAACGTTGGTGCAATTTGTGCCTGAAACAATCTCGCTGAACGATCCAGGACATATCCCCGACAGCTTGTTTGACGTGTCCCCCTTGAAAACGTAA
- a CDS encoding tetratricopeptide repeat protein: MKNPTIKRKNHMKKLFIASFCGLLSVMTSVTFGSDMTDGVDALYEKGIALRNAANLSEAKECFQKVVTLSGHKHANAMHNVGVILYKEKDYKGAAAQFKAAAELKSMPSQRTLWRMIIAKEIESKIEERFLAICDLNGYLLPLETESLSFNFQTESFKNAGSMSLPSIYSEELFDNTGTITADIIWVENEMGLINLGTVKTKLMIVGTKKVI, translated from the coding sequence ATGAAAAATCCAACAATCAAGAGGAAGAATCACATGAAGAAGTTATTTATTGCATCTTTCTGTGGCCTTTTGTCCGTAATGACTTCTGTGACATTTGGATCTGATATGACGGATGGTGTTGACGCACTCTACGAGAAGGGAATTGCTTTACGGAATGCTGCAAACCTTTCTGAGGCGAAGGAATGCTTTCAGAAAGTGGTTACCTTGTCTGGTCATAAACATGCCAATGCGATGCATAATGTTGGTGTAATTCTTTACAAAGAAAAGGATTACAAAGGGGCTGCCGCACAATTTAAAGCAGCAGCAGAATTAAAGTCTATGCCATCTCAGCGTACTTTATGGCGCATGATTATAGCCAAAGAGATTGAGTCAAAGATTGAGGAACGTTTCCTTGCGATTTGTGACTTAAATGGTTATCTCTTGCCTTTAGAAACAGAATCTTTGAGTTTTAATTTTCAGACTGAATCTTTTAAAAATGCTGGAAGTATGAGTTTGCCAAGCATATATAGTGAGGAACTGTTCGACAACACAGGAACAATAACCGCCGACATTATTTGGGTGGAGAACGAGATGGGACTCATTAACTTGGGAACTGTAAAAACAAAGCTGATGATTGTAGGAACAAAGAAAGTTATCTGA